In Saccharothrix syringae, the following are encoded in one genomic region:
- a CDS encoding DUF3558 domain-containing protein translates to MPRNASTAAVLALLLAGCAAKPGTPTPESTGPGTTGTSTGAASADQGATRPREVRLDGRDPCGLVSEAQLQQMRFDRPGRGGTDPTFKSPYCSWTVTGQSVQLIPVTTEGIEAWSGGGRKGRPTEVEPVAEFPAITVTLPDDPDRCDLLVDTAEGQYLSSAFSVSPSFRDRFPQPCDGARRLAEAAMQNLLR, encoded by the coding sequence ATGCCTAGGAACGCGTCGACCGCCGCCGTGCTGGCCCTCCTGCTCGCCGGCTGCGCGGCCAAGCCGGGCACCCCGACCCCGGAGAGCACCGGCCCGGGAACCACCGGCACGAGCACCGGCGCCGCCTCGGCCGACCAGGGCGCGACGCGTCCCCGGGAGGTCAGGCTCGACGGCAGGGACCCCTGCGGCCTGGTGTCCGAGGCCCAGTTGCAGCAGATGCGGTTCGACCGGCCGGGGCGCGGCGGGACGGACCCGACGTTCAAGTCGCCGTACTGCTCCTGGACGGTCACGGGTCAGTCCGTCCAGCTCATCCCGGTCACCACCGAGGGGATCGAGGCGTGGAGCGGCGGCGGGCGGAAGGGCAGGCCCACCGAGGTCGAGCCGGTCGCGGAGTTCCCGGCGATCACGGTCACCCTGCCGGACGACCCGGACCGGTGCGACCTGCTCGTGGACACCGCGGAGGGGCAGTACCTGTCGTCCGCGTTCTCGGTCAGCCCGAGCTTCCGGGACCGCTTCCCCCAGCCGTGCGACGGGGCGCGGCGGTTGGCGGAGGCGGCCATGCAGAACCTGTTGAGGTGA
- a CDS encoding PPE domain-containing protein gives MGIGNHNFDAQSHRQLYDKIHGGPGHAAAQAVDDAWNDFRAVMGNAKAELTSAGAEAGASWIGAAGERFTAGNAPLVQWAEDARAAGVETHNSFLAQTSHYSGAVTGMPEPVEVTSTANDDYWGVPAGFTHLVGGQTDQDVQEQRAQEAKREAVRVMNDYRDGASAAVDSLGAFTPPPAVTARVVEPATAGQPEAQRHQQHSPHVAEHRWGTTNPPTDRGTPVPDGQPVPPAVAPIGGDTGTSGVTTPSDAAARPAPVPVPPPQHAPPPPPAAAPFAPGPMGPSPLGTRNPPAGARGTRGFGGTPGGGAPGGRGSGGPGGGPRWAGGTPGQPGHGADRPLGPGTSSGIGGARQPTDRPGAGTPAARGGTGGPVAGGPAGAPQRGRDEDDLEHRTAPYLEELEDVWGQDDVPAVAPPVIGDDHR, from the coding sequence GTGGGGATCGGCAACCACAACTTCGACGCCCAATCGCACCGGCAGCTCTACGACAAGATCCACGGCGGCCCCGGCCACGCGGCGGCGCAGGCCGTCGACGATGCCTGGAACGACTTCCGCGCGGTGATGGGCAACGCCAAGGCGGAGCTGACGTCGGCCGGTGCCGAGGCGGGGGCCTCATGGATCGGCGCGGCGGGCGAGCGGTTCACCGCCGGCAACGCGCCGCTGGTGCAGTGGGCCGAGGACGCCCGCGCCGCGGGGGTGGAGACGCACAACTCCTTCCTGGCCCAGACCTCGCACTACAGCGGCGCGGTGACGGGGATGCCGGAGCCCGTTGAGGTCACCTCGACCGCCAACGACGACTACTGGGGCGTACCGGCGGGCTTCACCCACCTCGTCGGCGGGCAGACCGACCAGGACGTCCAGGAGCAGCGGGCGCAGGAGGCCAAGCGCGAGGCGGTCCGGGTGATGAACGACTACCGGGACGGCGCCTCCGCCGCGGTGGACTCCCTGGGGGCCTTCACCCCGCCGCCGGCGGTCACCGCGCGGGTCGTCGAACCGGCGACGGCCGGGCAACCCGAGGCGCAGCGGCACCAGCAGCACTCGCCGCACGTCGCGGAACACCGGTGGGGCACGACGAACCCCCCGACCGACCGGGGCACGCCCGTTCCGGACGGGCAGCCGGTGCCACCGGCGGTCGCGCCGATCGGCGGCGACACCGGCACCTCGGGCGTCACCACGCCGTCGGACGCCGCTGCCCGACCCGCGCCCGTCCCGGTGCCGCCACCGCAGCACGCGCCGCCCCCACCGCCTGCCGCCGCGCCGTTCGCCCCCGGCCCGATGGGGCCGTCACCCCTCGGCACCCGGAACCCGCCCGCAGGCGCCCGGGGCACGAGGGGCTTCGGCGGCACGCCCGGCGGTGGCGCGCCCGGCGGCCGGGGAAGCGGTGGCCCGGGAGGCGGGCCGCGCTGGGCGGGTGGCACGCCGGGGCAGCCGGGTCACGGCGCCGACCGGCCGCTCGGCCCCGGCACGTCCTCCGGCATCGGCGGGGCACGGCAGCCCACCGACCGCCCCGGCGCGGGCACGCCCGCCGCGAGGGGCGGGACCGGCGGCCCGGTGGCGGGCGGCCCCGCGGGCGCGCCGCAGCGCGGCCGGGACGAGGACGACCTGGAGCACAGGACCGCCCCGTACCTGGAGGAGCTGGAGGACGTGTGGGGCCAGGACGACGTCCCGGCGGTCGCGCCGCCGGTGATCGGGGACGACCACCGGTGA